In one Pseudomonas hydrolytica genomic region, the following are encoded:
- the recB gene encoding exodeoxyribonuclease V subunit beta, with protein MNRQRPLALTFPLHGSRLIEASAGTGKTFTISALYLRLILGHGGDAAFREPLLPPQILVVTFTDAATRELRDRIRARLVEAATVFRGDAQGDDLLRELRSDFAQTQWDECARRLELAAQWMDEAAVSTIHGWCQRMLREHAFDSGSLFSQTLETDHSELLAEVVRDYWRQHCYPLQGAALQWVASVWGTPAGLGSRLRPLLGEEGEVATQALGELLDGALLQREQALAELKAPWLTWADELQLLLDAAVAAKQVDGKKIQARFYNPWLAKLREWAGGEEPRLDLGTGFTRLTPDGLAEAWKGEAPAHPALDAMALLKAQLDALPDPADAALRHAAAWVRQRFDWEKRQRAEMGFDDMLVCLDAALRGSNGARLAEVIRRQFPVALIDEFQDTDPLQYRIFDTLYEVEANRGDCGLFMIGDPKQAIYSFRGADIHTYLRARRATLGRHYNLEKNFRSSQAMVDAVNGVFLRAEQRDGGEGAFLLRDDLPFIEVGAQGRGEVWSVEGQAQPALTMWHLASDEPVAKGAYLDAMAAGAASEIVRLLDLGQRGQAGFIKDELLNTLRPSDIAVLVRDFNEAQAIRGELAVRGVRSVYLSDKDSVFAAQEARDLLLWLRACAEPDQDRPLRAALASATLGLALSELEQLNLDERTWERRVMQFRDYRQRWQRQGVLPMLRQLLQDFELPQRLMGRDDGERVLTNLLHLAELLQQAAAELDGELALIRHLGELLTGEGQAADEQVLRLESDEALVRVVTIHKSKGLEYPLVFLPFVCAFRPVDDKKPLQIHDGERRRLVLKADEDSLLRAERERLGEDLRLLYVALTRARHACWLGLADLKIGNGKKSRLHESALGYLLGGGLPLAASGELANWLAPFASGLDSAVSPVPPASEQRYRMIEEGQFAPHWRTPARRAAEHWWIASYSALRLDEDAPSQVSRHEDAAPDSPAMQNVIDDEDPLLALAPLPASAQGLHRFPRGPNPGTFLHGLLEMAAQEGFATLAQDPPRLREALARRCQRRGLQSWIDPLQDWLLALLSQPLPLAGPDSVVLGQLTQYQPELEFWFEARGVDVRLLDQWVQQCELPGVARQPLRADTLNGMFKGFIDLVFEHQGRYYVADYKSNWLGSDDGAYTREAMEVAIASHRYDLQYVLYVLALHRQLRLRLPDYDYDRHVGGALYVFLRAPQQGAYLARPPRELIERLDALFMGEAEEGAA; from the coding sequence ATGAACCGACAGCGTCCTCTGGCCCTGACGTTTCCCCTGCATGGCAGCCGTCTGATCGAGGCCAGCGCCGGCACGGGCAAGACCTTCACCATTTCCGCGCTCTACCTGCGACTGATCCTCGGCCATGGCGGCGACGCCGCGTTCCGCGAGCCCCTGCTGCCGCCGCAGATTCTGGTGGTGACCTTCACCGACGCGGCCACCCGCGAATTGCGCGACCGGATTCGCGCGCGCCTGGTCGAGGCCGCGACCGTATTTCGTGGTGATGCCCAAGGCGATGATCTGCTGCGCGAATTGCGCAGTGACTTCGCCCAGACGCAGTGGGACGAGTGCGCCCGCCGTCTGGAGCTGGCGGCGCAGTGGATGGACGAGGCAGCCGTGTCCACCATCCACGGCTGGTGCCAGCGCATGCTGCGCGAGCATGCCTTCGACAGCGGCAGTCTGTTCAGCCAGACCCTGGAGACCGACCACAGCGAGCTACTGGCCGAGGTGGTGCGCGACTACTGGCGGCAGCACTGCTATCCGTTGCAGGGCGCGGCGTTGCAATGGGTTGCAAGTGTCTGGGGGACGCCTGCGGGGCTGGGTAGCAGACTGCGACCGCTGTTGGGCGAAGAGGGGGAGGTTGCGACGCAAGCGCTGGGCGAATTGCTCGATGGCGCGCTGCTGCAGCGCGAGCAGGCACTTGCCGAGCTCAAGGCGCCCTGGCTGACGTGGGCCGATGAACTGCAACTGCTGCTGGATGCTGCTGTGGCGGCCAAGCAGGTGGACGGCAAGAAAATCCAGGCGCGCTTTTACAACCCCTGGCTGGCCAAGTTGCGCGAGTGGGCCGGTGGCGAAGAACCGCGCCTCGACCTGGGCACCGGTTTCACCCGCCTGACCCCCGATGGCCTGGCCGAAGCCTGGAAAGGCGAGGCGCCTGCTCATCCCGCGCTGGACGCCATGGCTTTGCTCAAGGCGCAACTCGATGCGCTGCCTGATCCCGCTGACGCGGCGTTGCGCCACGCGGCTGCCTGGGTGCGTCAGCGCTTCGATTGGGAGAAACGCCAGCGCGCGGAGATGGGCTTCGACGACATGCTCGTGTGCCTGGACGCTGCCCTGCGAGGCAGCAACGGCGCGCGCCTGGCTGAAGTGATTCGCCGTCAGTTCCCGGTGGCGCTGATCGACGAATTCCAGGACACCGACCCGCTGCAGTACCGCATCTTCGATACGCTCTACGAGGTCGAGGCCAACCGCGGCGACTGCGGCCTGTTCATGATCGGCGACCCCAAGCAGGCCATCTATTCCTTCCGTGGCGCCGACATTCATACCTACCTGCGCGCGCGCCGGGCGACGTTGGGTCGGCACTACAACCTGGAGAAGAACTTCCGTTCCAGCCAGGCCATGGTCGATGCCGTCAACGGCGTGTTCCTGCGGGCCGAGCAGCGTGACGGCGGCGAGGGGGCGTTCCTGCTGCGCGATGACCTGCCGTTTATCGAGGTGGGCGCGCAGGGGCGAGGCGAAGTCTGGAGCGTCGAGGGGCAGGCGCAACCAGCCCTGACAATGTGGCATCTGGCGAGTGACGAGCCGGTTGCCAAGGGCGCCTATCTGGATGCCATGGCGGCCGGTGCGGCCAGCGAGATCGTGCGTCTGCTGGATCTGGGCCAGCGTGGGCAGGCAGGTTTCATTAAGGACGAGCTACTGAATACTCTGCGGCCCAGCGATATCGCCGTGTTGGTGCGTGATTTCAACGAGGCGCAGGCCATACGCGGCGAGCTGGCCGTACGCGGCGTGCGCAGCGTGTACCTCTCCGACAAGGATTCGGTGTTCGCCGCCCAGGAAGCACGCGATCTGCTGCTGTGGCTGCGCGCCTGTGCCGAGCCGGATCAGGATCGCCCGCTGCGTGCGGCGCTGGCCAGCGCGACGCTGGGGTTGGCGCTGAGCGAGCTGGAGCAGCTCAACCTCGACGAGCGAACCTGGGAGCGCCGGGTCATGCAGTTCCGCGACTACCGTCAGCGCTGGCAGCGTCAGGGCGTGCTGCCGATGCTGCGTCAGTTGCTGCAGGACTTCGAGCTGCCGCAGCGCCTGATGGGGCGTGACGATGGCGAGCGGGTACTGACCAATCTGCTGCACCTGGCCGAGCTGCTGCAGCAGGCTGCCGCCGAGCTCGATGGCGAACTGGCGCTGATTCGCCACCTAGGCGAGCTGTTGACCGGTGAGGGGCAGGCTGCCGATGAGCAGGTGCTACGCCTGGAGAGCGACGAGGCGCTGGTACGCGTGGTCACCATTCACAAATCCAAGGGGCTGGAGTACCCCCTGGTGTTCCTGCCATTCGTTTGCGCCTTCCGTCCGGTGGATGACAAGAAGCCGCTGCAGATTCACGACGGCGAGCGCCGCCGCCTGGTGCTCAAGGCCGATGAAGACAGTCTGCTGCGCGCCGAGCGCGAACGCCTGGGTGAAGACCTGCGCCTGCTCTATGTGGCGTTGACCCGTGCCCGGCATGCCTGCTGGCTGGGCTTGGCGGATCTGAAGATCGGCAACGGCAAGAAGTCGCGTCTGCACGAATCGGCGTTGGGCTACTTGCTCGGGGGCGGATTGCCTCTGGCGGCCAGCGGCGAGCTTGCCAACTGGCTCGCGCCGTTCGCCAGCGGACTCGATAGCGCCGTGTCGCCTGTGCCGCCGGCCAGTGAGCAGCGTTATCGAATGATCGAAGAAGGTCAGTTCGCGCCGCACTGGCGCACGCCGGCGCGGCGCGCTGCCGAGCACTGGTGGATCGCCTCCTACAGTGCACTGCGTCTGGACGAGGACGCGCCCAGTCAGGTCAGCCGCCACGAGGACGCCGCGCCCGATAGTCCGGCGATGCAGAACGTCATCGACGATGAGGATCCGTTGCTGGCCCTGGCGCCGCTGCCGGCATCCGCTCAAGGGCTGCATCGCTTCCCGCGTGGGCCCAACCCCGGCACCTTCCTCCATGGTCTGCTGGAAATGGCAGCGCAGGAAGGCTTCGCCACCCTGGCGCAGGATCCGCCCAGATTGCGCGAGGCGTTGGCCAGGCGTTGCCAGCGTCGCGGTCTGCAAAGCTGGATCGATCCGCTGCAGGACTGGCTGCTGGCTCTGCTGAGCCAGCCGCTCCCGTTGGCGGGCCCGGATAGCGTGGTTCTGGGGCAACTGACGCAGTATCAGCCCGAGCTGGAGTTCTGGTTCGAGGCGCGTGGGGTGGATGTCAGGCTGCTGGATCAGTGGGTGCAACAGTGCGAGTTACCGGGTGTCGCCAGGCAGCCGCTGCGGGCTGACACCCTCAACGGTATGTTCAAGGGTTTTATCGATCTGGTATTCGAGCATCAGGGGCGTTACTACGTGGCGGATTACAAATCCAACTGGCTCGGCAGCGATGATGGCGCCTACACCCGTGAAGCCATGGAGGTCGCCATCGCCAGCCACCGCTACGATCTGCAGTACGTGCTCTACGTGTTGGCCCTGCATCGGCAGTTGCGTCTGCGCCTGCCGGATTACGACTACGACCGGCATGTGGGTGGCGCGCTCTATGTGTTTCTGCGCGCACCGCAGCAGGGTGCCTACCTGGCCCGGCCGCCTCGTGAGCTGATCGAGCGGCTGGACGCGCTGTTCATGGGCGAAGCAGAGGAGGGCGCAGCATGA
- the recC gene encoding exodeoxyribonuclease V subunit gamma: MSASPELSPGLIVIHGNHLEELRALAVQWMRRYPLRPLENEVLLVQSNGIAQWLKLALAERDGCGIAAALDVDLPARFLWQAYRNVLGRDAIPQESPLDKAPLTWRLMRLLPGLLAEEAFAPLRRFLADDQDLRKRHQLAERLADLFDQYQVYRADWLADWAAGQDRLRTSRGGERPLEGDSRWQPALWRALLADVGEQHLAESRAGVHPRFVARLAELDAPPAGLPRRITVFGISSLPAQVLEALAAMARFSQVMLYVHNPCQHHWGDIVEDKDLLRHEYRRQQRKGRPGAQIGLFEQEYMHQHGQPLLAAWGKQGRDYINLLDQYDEPQRYREQFDRIDLFSPASENSLLGQLQNDILDLRPLAETRSTWPPVDPAKDYSLRFHIAHSAQREVEVLHDQLLASFSEDATLRPRDIIVMVPDVNAYAPHIQAVFGQFASDDPRFIPFTLADQGLRGKEPMVIALEHLLRLPDSRFSVSEILDLLDVAALRQRFAITEEQLPTLRRWLEGAGVRWGLDASQRQALGLGENLEQNTWRFGLRRMLLGYAVGTGDAFAGIEPYDEIGGLDAALIGPVTRLLESLDRHLQQLREPATPVRWGERLRSLLDDFFQPQSDREEVLTTQLLDALDAWLALCEAATLGEALTLPVVREAWLDGLDQGRLSQRFLAGAVNFCTLMPMRAIPFRQVCLLGMNDGDYPRSQAPLDFDLMAGDYRPGDRSRREDDRYLLLEALLAARDRLYISWVGRSIRDNSERPPSVLVGQLRDHLASAWTLAGGGDLLHGLTTEHPLQPFSRRYFDGEGQLFSYAHEWAALHGQVSTRESAAPLPAWEEGVQLTPELLQSFLRDPVKCFFTRRLKVYLDEEEQAQLDSEPFALDGLQRYQLQEALLKAAVAGEGDSDDALRSAADRLQRSGVLPLAGFGEQYRNALLEPLPAQVQRYQGLCLCWPTLLESPQRLAFAANGVQLDGWLAGLRQKADGSLARLELLPGALHKDKSWKWHRLLRPYVLHVIAAACGVPLTTLLVGEDRSLAFEPVATEHAARVLAVWLEAWNAGMQAPLPVALKTSLSWLQDNNEDKARSVYEGTYNLAGEVQGSASLARQFSDYAALTADGQFPIWSERLYQPLLDSHPQALEEDAA, translated from the coding sequence ATGTCCGCCAGCCCGGAGTTGTCCCCCGGCCTTATCGTCATCCACGGTAACCACCTCGAAGAGTTGCGTGCGCTGGCGGTGCAGTGGATGCGGCGCTATCCGCTGCGGCCGCTGGAAAACGAAGTGCTGCTGGTGCAGAGCAACGGCATCGCCCAGTGGCTCAAGCTGGCGCTGGCCGAGCGTGACGGCTGCGGCATCGCGGCGGCGCTGGACGTTGACCTGCCGGCGCGCTTTCTCTGGCAGGCGTATCGCAACGTGCTGGGCAGGGACGCGATTCCGCAAGAGTCGCCCCTGGACAAGGCGCCGCTGACCTGGCGCCTGATGCGGCTGCTGCCGGGCCTGCTGGCCGAGGAGGCCTTCGCTCCGCTGCGCCGCTTCCTCGCCGATGATCAGGACCTGCGCAAGCGCCACCAACTGGCCGAGCGTCTGGCCGATCTGTTCGACCAGTATCAGGTCTACCGCGCCGACTGGCTGGCCGACTGGGCCGCCGGGCAGGATCGCCTGCGCACCTCGCGCGGCGGCGAGCGGCCACTGGAGGGCGATTCGCGCTGGCAACCCGCGCTGTGGCGCGCCCTGCTGGCGGACGTTGGCGAGCAGCATCTGGCCGAAAGTCGCGCCGGCGTGCATCCACGCTTCGTCGCCCGTCTGGCCGAGCTGGACGCACCGCCAGCCGGACTGCCGCGGCGCATCACCGTTTTCGGAATCTCTTCGTTGCCGGCCCAGGTCCTGGAGGCGCTGGCGGCCATGGCGCGCTTCAGCCAAGTCATGTTGTACGTGCACAACCCCTGTCAGCACCACTGGGGCGATATCGTCGAGGACAAGGACCTGCTGCGCCACGAGTACCGTCGCCAGCAGCGCAAGGGCAGGCCAGGCGCGCAGATCGGTCTGTTCGAACAGGAGTACATGCACCAGCACGGGCAGCCGCTGCTGGCAGCCTGGGGCAAACAGGGGCGCGACTACATCAACCTGCTGGATCAGTACGACGAGCCGCAGCGTTACCGCGAGCAGTTCGACCGTATCGACCTGTTCAGCCCGGCCAGTGAGAACAGCCTGCTCGGCCAACTGCAGAACGACATCCTTGACCTGCGTCCGCTGGCGGAAACACGCAGCACCTGGCCTCCCGTCGATCCCGCCAAAGATTATTCGCTGCGCTTTCATATCGCCCACAGCGCTCAGCGCGAGGTGGAGGTGCTGCACGACCAGCTGCTCGCCAGTTTCAGCGAGGACGCCACGCTGCGCCCGCGCGACATCATCGTCATGGTGCCCGACGTCAACGCCTACGCACCGCATATCCAGGCCGTGTTCGGCCAGTTTGCCAGCGACGATCCGCGCTTCATTCCCTTCACCCTGGCCGACCAGGGGCTGCGCGGCAAGGAGCCGATGGTCATCGCACTGGAGCATTTGCTGCGCCTGCCGGACAGCCGCTTTAGCGTCAGCGAGATTCTCGATCTGCTGGATGTCGCCGCGCTGCGTCAGCGCTTCGCCATCACCGAGGAGCAGTTGCCCACCCTGCGCCGCTGGCTGGAAGGCGCCGGTGTGCGCTGGGGGCTGGACGCGAGCCAGCGGCAGGCGCTGGGCCTGGGCGAGAATCTGGAGCAGAACACCTGGCGCTTCGGCCTGCGGCGCATGCTGCTGGGCTACGCGGTGGGTACGGGCGACGCCTTTGCCGGCATCGAGCCGTACGACGAAATTGGCGGGCTCGATGCCGCGCTGATCGGCCCGGTTACGCGGCTGTTGGAAAGCCTCGACCGGCACCTGCAGCAGCTGCGCGAGCCGGCCACGCCGGTGCGGTGGGGCGAGCGTCTGCGCAGTTTGCTCGACGACTTCTTTCAGCCGCAGAGCGACCGTGAAGAGGTACTGACGACCCAGCTGCTCGATGCGCTGGATGCCTGGCTGGCGCTCTGCGAGGCCGCGACGCTGGGCGAAGCGCTGACCCTACCGGTGGTGCGCGAGGCCTGGCTGGACGGGCTCGACCAGGGGCGGCTGAGCCAGCGTTTTCTCGCTGGTGCGGTGAATTTCTGCACCCTGATGCCGATGCGCGCTATTCCGTTCCGTCAGGTCTGCCTGCTGGGCATGAACGATGGGGACTATCCGCGCAGCCAGGCCCCGCTGGATTTCGACCTGATGGCTGGCGACTACCGCCCCGGTGACCGCTCGCGCCGCGAGGATGACCGCTACCTGCTGCTGGAAGCCTTGTTGGCAGCGCGTGATCGCCTCTATATCAGCTGGGTGGGGCGCAGCATTCGCGACAACAGCGAGCGGCCGCCGTCCGTGCTGGTCGGCCAGCTGCGTGATCATCTTGCCAGTGCCTGGACGCTGGCCGGTGGCGGCGACCTGCTGCATGGCCTGACCACCGAGCACCCCTTGCAACCCTTCAGTCGCCGCTACTTCGATGGCGAGGGGCAGCTGTTCAGTTATGCCCACGAGTGGGCAGCCCTGCATGGCCAGGTCTCGACCCGCGAAAGTGCTGCGCCCTTGCCGGCCTGGGAGGAGGGAGTGCAGCTCACGCCCGAGCTGCTGCAGTCGTTCCTGCGCGATCCGGTGAAGTGCTTCTTCACTCGCCGCCTCAAGGTGTATCTCGACGAAGAAGAGCAGGCGCAGCTCGACAGCGAACCCTTCGCCCTCGACGGCCTGCAGCGCTACCAGTTGCAGGAAGCGCTGCTCAAGGCGGCAGTCGCAGGCGAGGGGGACAGCGACGATGCGCTGAGGTCGGCAGCCGATCGCCTGCAACGCAGCGGCGTGCTGCCGCTGGCCGGCTTTGGCGAGCAGTACCGCAACGCCCTGCTGGAGCCGCTGCCGGCGCAGGTGCAGCGCTACCAGGGGCTTTGCCTGTGCTGGCCGACCCTGCTGGAGTCACCGCAGCGCCTGGCTTTCGCGGCAAACGGTGTGCAGCTCGACGGCTGGCTTGCCGGGTTGCGGCAGAAGGCCGACGGCAGCCTGGCGCGTCTGGAACTGCTGCCGGGTGCGTTGCACAAGGACAAGAGCTGGAAGTGGCATCGCCTGCTGCGTCCCTATGTGCTGCACGTCATCGCCGCGGCCTGCGGCGTACCGCTGACCACGCTGCTGGTGGGGGAAGATCGCAGTCTGGCCTTCGAACCTGTAGCGACCGAGCATGCCGCGCGCGTTTTGGCGGTCTGGCTGGAAGCCTGGAACGCCGGTATGCAGGCGCCGCTACCGGTTGCCTTGAAAACCTCGCTGTCCTGGTTGCAGGACAACAATGAGGACAAGGCTCGCAGCGTCTACGAGGGCACCTACAACCTCGCCGGTGAAGTCCAGGGTAGCGCCAGCCTGGCGAGGCAGTTCTCGGACTACGCCGCACTCACCGCCGATGGCCAGTTTCCGATATGGAGCGAGCGGCTCTACCAGCCGCTGCTCGACAGCCATCCGCAAGCGCTCGAGGAGGACGCAGCATGA
- a CDS encoding VRR-NUC domain-containing protein: MSDQPSLSQGGMSPTGKVNPVGVLEPKLDPQDKKVLCSAICYCSSTPNISQDGKNLKQSCVAQRLGELNEVLQGHSPYRPEVSYDMTKNPPQPILDSQTGSSAHGWIPGWISKYWNDDPEHPPFKPGKGMIRRPDVVIVKDPNKPPTQDNIKQVVEMKFPPDQKNREQTEAYAAIAGDERKVVEMKSTECDCSQENQQSEVPVEQLGWAAAAASALMYILTRGRSPRPPLPAPAY; this comes from the coding sequence ATGAGCGATCAGCCAAGCCTCTCCCAAGGTGGTATGAGCCCGACTGGCAAGGTCAATCCAGTAGGTGTGCTGGAGCCCAAGCTCGATCCGCAGGACAAGAAGGTTTTGTGCTCAGCGATCTGCTACTGCAGCAGCACGCCTAACATCAGCCAGGATGGCAAGAACCTCAAACAGTCCTGTGTTGCCCAACGACTCGGCGAGCTGAATGAGGTGCTTCAAGGGCATAGTCCTTATCGGCCCGAAGTCAGCTACGACATGACCAAGAACCCGCCGCAGCCCATTCTCGACAGCCAGACAGGCAGCAGCGCTCACGGCTGGATACCGGGGTGGATCAGCAAGTATTGGAATGATGACCCGGAGCATCCGCCTTTCAAACCGGGCAAGGGGATGATTCGCCGACCTGACGTGGTGATCGTCAAGGATCCCAACAAGCCGCCGACGCAGGACAATATCAAGCAGGTGGTGGAGATGAAGTTCCCACCGGATCAGAAGAATCGCGAGCAAACTGAAGCATACGCAGCTATCGCTGGGGATGAGCGAAAAGTGGTTGAAATGAAATCAACCGAGTGCGACTGCAGCCAGGAAAACCAGCAGTCCGAGGTACCCGTCGAACAACTGGGCTGGGCCGCTGCGGCGGCAAGCGCTCTGATGTATATCCTGACCCGTGGCCGCTCGCCACGCCCGCCGCTTCCAGCACCTGCTTACTGA
- the recD gene encoding exodeoxyribonuclease V subunit alpha, which yields MSTTLAPALHDRAELFALLSTWSERGWLRELDRALAQLFAELDPDASPLLLLGAALASHQLGQGHVCLDLAATLANPDFTLSLPPEGEDAQEALILPSQVLAGLSLESWLAACAGSSLLESEGAPLVLSGACLYMRRYWNYERQVAGDIARRLQASAAAPSDLATRLASLFPDALVVDGQRQTDWQKLACAMAAQGRFTLITGGPGTGKTTTVVRLLALLQEAAMANGEPLRLSLAAPTGKAAARLTESIGAQVQSLALDERVREQIPTLVTTLHRLLGSRPGSRHFRHDAANPLPLDVLVVDEASMIDLEMMASLLGALPAHARLILLGDKDQLASVEAGAVLGDLCREAESGGYSEATRARLESQTGERLDDPALISGNKALAQHIVMLRHSRRFGSGSGIGRLARAVNQGDAQSARATLATGADDLHVLRLSGEQDQALERLLIGGLGEAEPRPQGYAHYLQVMQAQRPAPGADSQAWDRWAGNVLAAFDQFQLLCAVRKGTWGVEALNERIAEALVRRGLLEQSHGWYEGRPVLVTRNDYSLGLMNGDIGIALRLPEPPEFPGAPVREVLRVVFPRNDGSGALRHILPSRLSAVDTVFAMTVHKSQGSEFAHCALILPDSLNPVLTKELVYTGITRARHWFSLIESRAGIFEQAVLRRVQRRSGLREALEAL from the coding sequence ATGAGTACGACGCTTGCGCCGGCGCTGCATGATCGCGCCGAACTCTTTGCCCTGCTTTCCACCTGGAGCGAGCGTGGCTGGCTGCGCGAGCTGGATCGTGCGCTGGCGCAGCTGTTCGCCGAACTGGATCCGGACGCTTCGCCCTTGCTGCTGCTTGGCGCCGCGCTGGCCAGCCACCAACTGGGCCAGGGCCACGTCTGCCTCGATCTGGCGGCCACGCTGGCCAATCCGGATTTCACCCTGTCTCTGCCGCCGGAAGGCGAGGACGCGCAAGAAGCGCTGATCCTGCCGTCCCAGGTGCTGGCCGGGCTCAGTCTGGAGTCCTGGCTGGCGGCCTGTGCCGGCAGCTCGCTGCTGGAGTCCGAAGGTGCGCCGCTGGTGCTCAGCGGCGCCTGTCTATATATGAGGCGTTACTGGAACTACGAGCGTCAGGTGGCTGGCGATATCGCCCGGCGTCTGCAGGCGAGCGCTGCGGCCCCGAGCGATCTGGCCACGCGCCTGGCTTCACTCTTTCCCGACGCGCTGGTGGTGGACGGCCAGCGCCAGACCGACTGGCAGAAGCTGGCCTGCGCCATGGCCGCGCAGGGGCGCTTCACGCTGATCACCGGGGGACCCGGAACCGGCAAGACGACGACGGTGGTGCGCCTGCTGGCGCTACTGCAGGAAGCCGCCATGGCCAATGGCGAGCCGCTGCGCCTGAGCCTGGCAGCGCCTACCGGCAAGGCAGCCGCGCGGTTGACCGAGTCCATCGGCGCGCAGGTGCAGTCCCTGGCGCTGGACGAGCGGGTGCGTGAACAGATTCCAACCCTGGTGACGACGCTGCATCGTCTGCTGGGCAGTCGTCCCGGCAGCCGTCATTTCCGTCACGATGCCGCTAACCCCTTGCCACTGGATGTGCTGGTGGTCGACGAAGCCTCGATGATCGACCTGGAAATGATGGCCAGCCTGCTGGGCGCATTGCCGGCGCATGCGCGTCTGATTTTGCTGGGCGACAAGGACCAACTGGCGTCAGTGGAGGCCGGCGCGGTGCTGGGTGACCTGTGCCGGGAGGCGGAAAGCGGTGGTTACAGCGAGGCGACGCGTGCCCGGTTGGAAAGCCAGACGGGCGAGCGGCTGGACGATCCGGCTCTGATATCCGGTAACAAGGCGCTGGCGCAGCATATCGTCATGCTGCGCCACTCGCGTCGTTTCGGCAGTGGCTCGGGTATCGGCCGTCTGGCGCGGGCGGTGAACCAGGGGGATGCGCAGTCGGCCCGCGCGACTCTGGCAACCGGCGCGGACGACCTGCATGTGCTGCGCCTGTCCGGCGAGCAGGATCAAGCGCTGGAGCGACTGTTGATCGGCGGGCTGGGCGAAGCCGAGCCACGTCCGCAGGGGTATGCGCATTATCTGCAGGTAATGCAGGCGCAGCGTCCCGCCCCGGGTGCCGACTCCCAGGCCTGGGATCGTTGGGCCGGTAATGTCCTGGCAGCGTTCGATCAGTTCCAGTTGCTCTGTGCGGTTCGTAAAGGTACTTGGGGTGTCGAAGCGCTCAACGAACGTATCGCTGAAGCATTGGTGCGGCGCGGCCTCCTTGAGCAGTCGCATGGCTGGTATGAAGGGCGGCCCGTGCTGGTAACGCGCAACGACTACAGCCTGGGGCTGATGAATGGCGATATCGGCATCGCGCTGCGTCTGCCGGAGCCGCCAGAGTTTCCAGGTGCGCCTGTACGCGAGGTGCTGCGCGTTGTGTTCCCGCGCAATGACGGCAGTGGCGCCTTGCGGCATATCCTGCCCAGTCGCCTGAGCGCGGTGGACACCGTGTTCGCCATGACCGTGCACAAGTCCCAGGGCTCGGAGTTCGCCCATTGCGCGCTGATCCTGCCTGACAGCCTCAATCCGGTATTGACCAAGGAGCTGGTCTACACCGGTATCACCCGGGCGCGCCACTGGTTCAGCCTGATCGAAAGCCGTGCCGGCATCTTCGAGCAGGCGGTGCTGCGGCGGGTGCAGCGGCGTAGTGGTTTGCGCGAGGCCCTCGAAGCGCTATAG
- a CDS encoding DUF3396 domain-containing protein: protein MAQPFDLAEELAKQPHLLEIPGNLLMKGGPEDYIGAVLCVRGTLYFREAHTPLVREALCQCFDEFKQVAEPHLTWLWREEPPKGKPLIAYKDAKPLREMMLEMDEDDHLSFSYTNGKNAHDAGAWLFDIYRKRGWQAKMGDGLSVLEFSVPLLYQEQNPLFFQQLFMSFARRLNPEQGYAGLAFNLSPTRRDENEPTEAFMAQRMPGLDVGTAALLANRPAFKHSKIKSISWLTLLDQVRLDQVGGLDVLRGQLPSSHFAFYECGNGVVIQAGAHPYLGGDADDPRPAPYVLLNHALKGIRYETVGSLHGGSHDGELRVVGWSADQWLKRLDVENGELAAWQTKLISNEPHLNATNSLAERI, encoded by the coding sequence ATGGCACAACCATTCGACCTGGCCGAGGAACTGGCCAAGCAGCCTCACCTACTGGAAATACCCGGTAACCTGCTGATGAAAGGCGGCCCGGAGGACTACATTGGGGCAGTGCTTTGCGTGCGCGGCACGCTCTACTTCAGAGAGGCACACACGCCCTTGGTACGTGAAGCGCTTTGCCAATGCTTCGACGAGTTCAAGCAGGTGGCAGAACCGCATCTGACTTGGTTGTGGCGGGAAGAGCCCCCCAAGGGTAAGCCGCTTATCGCCTACAAGGACGCAAAGCCGCTGCGGGAAATGATGCTGGAGATGGATGAGGATGATCACCTCAGCTTCTCCTACACCAATGGAAAAAACGCCCATGATGCCGGCGCATGGCTCTTCGATATCTACCGCAAGCGTGGATGGCAAGCCAAGATGGGGGACGGCCTAAGCGTTCTGGAGTTCTCGGTTCCATTGCTTTACCAAGAACAAAATCCCCTGTTTTTTCAGCAGCTATTCATGAGCTTCGCCCGTCGACTGAACCCCGAGCAGGGCTACGCCGGCCTGGCCTTCAACCTGTCACCGACTCGGCGCGATGAAAATGAACCCACCGAAGCCTTTATGGCTCAACGCATGCCCGGCCTGGATGTAGGTACCGCAGCGTTGCTCGCTAATCGCCCGGCGTTCAAGCATTCCAAGATCAAGAGCATCAGTTGGCTGACCTTACTCGACCAAGTGCGCCTGGATCAGGTGGGCGGCCTGGACGTGCTGCGCGGTCAACTGCCGTCGAGTCATTTCGCTTTCTACGAATGCGGCAACGGCGTAGTCATTCAAGCAGGCGCTCACCCCTACCTTGGCGGAGATGCTGACGACCCAAGGCCTGCTCCCTATGTGTTGCTGAACCATGCACTCAAGGGCATCCGCTACGAAACCGTAGGCTCCTTGCATGGTGGCTCACATGACGGGGAGTTACGGGTGGTGGGCTGGTCGGCTGATCAGTGGCTCAAGCGCCTCGATGTCGAAAACGGTGAGCTCGCGGCCTGGCAGACCAAGCTCATCAGCAACGAGCCCCACCTCAATGCCACGAACAGTCTGGCCGAGCGCATCTAG